One region of Apus apus isolate bApuApu2 chromosome W, bApuApu2.pri.cur, whole genome shotgun sequence genomic DNA includes:
- the LOC127395139 gene encoding SET-binding protein-like, translating to MELRETLGSYRQRGGEADFLPATVTSTKPLPASSCAGEMMMPVTGSGKGILVSSERLEPEEEDELGSGGDVDSTSNADSEKWVARDGLEEQEFSIKEANFTGGSLKLKIQTTKRAKKPLKNLENYIFPPEIKINIKQFGEQKLSRARKNSKAAKEEVSWFEPG from the coding sequence ATGGAGCTCAGGGAGACTTTGGGCAGCTACCGGCAAAGGGGCGGCGAGGCAGACTTTCTGCCAGCCACTGTCACCTCCACAAAGCCTCTGCCTGCCTCCAGCTGTGCAGGGGAGATGATGATGCCTGTGACAGGCTCAGGGAAAGGGATCCTGGTGAGCAGTGAGAGGCTGGAAcctgaggaagaggatgagCTGGGTTCTGGGGGAGACGTGGATTCCACTTCCAATGCAGACAGTGAGAAATGGGTGGCGAGAGATggcctggaggagcaggagttTTCCATCAAGGAGGCTAACTTCACAGGGGGGAGTTTAAAACTAAAAATCCAGACCACCAAGAGAGCTAAGAAGCCCCTAAAGAACTTGGAGAACTATATTTTCCCTCCTGAGATCAAAATCAATATCAAACAGTTTGGGGAGCAGAAGCTTTCCAGAGCTaggaaaaacagcaaagcagctaAAGAggaggtgtcctggtttgagccaggatga